The following is a genomic window from candidate division WOR-3 bacterium.
ATATTATACCGATAATAGAATTATCAAAAAAAGCAATAGGGATTACTGGTGATTCTTTTACCTGTTTTACATAAGAAAACGGAATTCTTACAAGAAATTCCTGGGAAAAACTAAAACCACTTACTATTAATAAACTAATGATAAAAAACTTTCTCATCTCCTTTCCTCACGTTATTTATTTTATATAGATAATTTTTTTAATAATAGTCTCGTTATTGGTTTTTATCCGGATAGTGTAAATACCTGTTCCTAATTTTTTGCCTTTTTTATCTTTGAAATCCAAAATCAACATTGAACCTTTTAAATTGAATTCTCTTATCTTCCTTCCGAAAACATCAAAGATTGTAATTTGAGCTTCTTCATAAGGCAAATTAATTTTTAATATCTTTTGAGGATTGGCAACAATTATTTGTTTCTTTTTATTTTCCAGTGTCTTAGCAAATTCCTTAATTCCAATATAACCGATAGTATCGGTAGTAAATTTAATTGCCCGACCAGCAACAATCGGAGCACAAGCACGATGATAAGTATTATTATACAAAGCATTTATACCAATCGTATTTGTTTGGTCTTCAATGCCAACAGTATTTGATGTATAATTATTGGCAGTAAGATATTGGAAAACTATCTCATTATCACCAGTATAAGTCCTCACTGTTGTATCATAAATGATTATCTGAAACTTGTCCCAAGAAGCTCTTGGATTATAATAATGAACACTATCCCATTCCAAAATCATCCGGTGATTTAAGGTATCATAATAGAACCAAATACCATTACCCGTCGGTGGATATAAATCATCCCAATTAACACATATCATCGCANNNNNNNNNNNNNNNNNNNNNNNNNNNNNNNNNNNNNNNNNNNNNNNNNNNNNNNNNNNNNNNNNNNNNNNNNNNNNNNNNNNNNNNNNNNNNNNNNGCACTTGGATTTGTTGATGTCGGGTCAGGCAACGGCTGATTAGTATACACAGTTGATGTTGTCCTTATCGGACTTATCCAACCATTGCCACATATCGATAAAGAATCGCTATACCTTACTCCATAATAATAAATCGGAAATGGTAAAGGAATTCTAATTGTTTGATCATCACTGCTTATGGGTAATCTCTCACCAACACCTCTTATCTCAACCCATTCAAAATCTGGACATTCAACATAAAAACTATCAACATCATCATATGCCCAATATCTTATTGGTGAAGCATTATCCGGTATTGGGTCGGTAATCCTTAATTCACCAATGACAATTGTTAAATAAGAGGAGAAAATATATTGGTCAGAATAAATTCTTAAACTACATGGGATCGGTGTCTCTGGGGGAATATTGGGTAAAGTTTGAACAACAAATTTATCTTGATTATTAAACTTAGTCGAATCTTTAAAAATTGTATCATAAATTCCAATTGAATCCAAGATAATTAGTCTTTCATCAAGAGACTTCAAGACAGCATAGACATTATAACCATTACCAAGTCCTTGGTTTTTTATACCAATTGTTAAAGAAGCAATCTCATTCGGATCAAGTCTGCCATTATTATTTCCATTTGGTGGTGAATCATAAACGACAACTTCTCGATTAACTAAGATTGGTGTACCAACATACAAGGTCAACCTCGATTCCCAAATCGAATCTAAGGTATCTTCAATAGAAAAAACTAAAGGAATTGAATAACCATTAGGAAGATTTTCGGAAACCCGAATATTAAACCCATCTTCACCAGTAAATACAGAATCAAAAGGAGCAATGGAAGAAAAATATTTAAAGGAATCTAAGATAACAACATTGGTATCAGGTTGTCTTAACCTTAAATAAATTTTTACCCCTTCAACTTCGTAATCGTTATGATTTTTAAACCAAGTTGGTATCTCAACCTCTTCGCCAGGATTTAATATTCTATCACCATTTCCCATTGGCGGTTCATCAATTAAATAATGAGCAAGATACCTGACTCCTGTTCTTGGTCTTAATTGAATACCACCAGTAATTACTACTGAATAAGGTTGAGGAATAGAAGTAACAACATTTTGTGCCATTATTTTTAAATTCCATCTTCCCAATTCTGGTTGATTAATCCTAAATACTTCTAAGGGATTTATGTTATCGTATGGCTGAGTAGGATTTTGAACAGATTGACCATTTTGATAAATATTTCCTTTATAAAAATTACCTGATGGTGAAGTCAACAAAACATCTAAATTGTTAATCAATGCTGGATTAGCACCTGGTGCCGCAGCAGTATCAGTCCATACAACGGCTATTCTTAGAGGAATATTATCATTCACTTCAAATTCATATTCAACATATTCGCCAGTTCTTAAACCAATTGTATCATCATATAAAAGAAGTTTTCTTCTATCAGGAACGGGAGTAGCAAAATATAAAACTGAATCAAGATTTACCCTTCCCCAGCCAACATACTCGGAAGGAATAACATAATTTCCAATATTTGGGTCACAAGAAACAATTAAACAGGCTTTTACTAAGGAAGCAGATATATAAGGGAAAGAATCATCAGGATTAGGAACACCAGAAGGATAAAATCCTCTTTTTAGATAACTTCTTATTAGACCACAAGCACCATTTACTGCTGGTGCTGCCATACTCGTTCCACTCATTGAAACATAACCGTTTTGTGTTCCCGCATCAGCAGAATAAATACCTTCGCCAGGCACACAAACATCCGGTTTAATCCTTCCATCAGGTGCTGGTCCACGAGAAGAATAACTTGATAAGACCGTAGAATTTAAACCATTTTGGAGAGAGCCACAAGCAATTATTGACTTGGAATTTCCTGGTTCGGTTATCCGATATTGAGTAGATTGCCCCTGATTACCACAAGATTTTATAATTATTACATCTTTATTTACCCAAGAAAATATATCAACCGAAGCACTCGCATTTGTATACTGCCCCATTGTTCCTGTCCACCAGGAATTAGAAATAGTATATACTTTTAATTCAGGATTTCTTAACCAATTTGTCATCTTATTAAAAGGACCTGTTAAATCCCAACCAGTTGGTTGAGGTATCGGTGCTAAAATACCAATCCGACATCCCTTAGAATGACCATCGTTAGGATTTGTTCCGCCCATTAAAGAATCGTTTCCACCAATTGTGCCACCAACATGGGTTCCATGGCCATCGGGGTCCGAAGGTCTTTGATAGGTTTCCCAATTTTTGAAAAATACTACTTTTCGGTGATTGAGATATTCACCAGTATCAGAAATACTAACATTCGGATCATAAAATGCCCAATGTAAAATATCTAAACCAGTATCAGTATATCCCAAAATCTCATTCACTCCATAAATCCCTTGCTCCCAAATTCTTCTGTTTTCTTGTGCCCAAGTTTGAATTACCCATTGACAATTAGCATTTTCCAATTCTGGTGGATGCCATTCTTCAATAGAAAAGATATAAGGCAAACTAGCTAAAATTGGTATATCCTCTCTTTTTGCTTCTACTTCAATAACTTTAAAATATTCTGACTGAGCATAACGAATAATCTTAAAATCTTTATTAGTTAAATCATTAACCGCAGAAATTAAATCTTCGGGATAGAATAAAGTTAAAGTAAGAATTCCTGATTCTCTATCTTTTAAAATTGTTTGCGCAAATTTGTAACCTGGTTGATAAATTCCAACCCAACGAATATAAGGTAATTTCTCTACCCTCTCTTTTATTTTATTATCCATTTTGCCAATTAAAAGATAACGAGAATGAAAGCCCAAAGTTAAGACACCAAGATTCCTTATTTCCTCTACCATATAACGATAAACCGGACCATTAAATTGAATAAGATAATACCCAAGACCATCTTGGGGATAAGAGTCAATAATTAAATCTTTTGATAATGACGGTAAAGAAAATAATGGATCAAATTTTGGTAAATCCCAAAAACCGATTTGAAAATCGTTAGAGTTAGCAGTTGGTGAATAGAAACCAAAATTTTTTGGTGCTAATGGATTTTTAGCAAAAATAATTAAAGGAATTAAAAATACAATTATTCTCTTCATTTTTTCCTCCTTTTAAGTATATCTTAAACCAATTTTTCTAAAATTATAATGCTTTAATTTCTTTTATCAATATAAAAGCCGAACAAATATTTTTGTTATTCATTCCCAAAAGTTTTTCTTCACTGAAAACTCAGCCAGTTTATCTATTTTGATAAACTCTTTTGGTATCGGAATACTGTTATCCATCATTTTTAACTTCCCATCAACTTGATTACAAAAGTACCTAATTAACAAAAAGATTGTTTATGCTTTTCGTTGGAAATTTATTAGTAGAAACTCTTACAAAATTATTAACTGCCTTCTTTTTAGAATTATATCTGTCTCCTTTTAAGGTTTGTCTTTTTTTGATCCTTTTAAAATCGTTGTTGCTAACCTTAGAAACTTATATCTTATCTCTATAGCACTCTCCTTCCCTGCTTCGGTGTTTAAAAAAATGTGTTATTAATTAATTTGTTGATAGAAATTGATTTTCATATTTTTCTTTATCACAATACAGTCTTCTAAAAATAGAAGGTTTTATGAAGATTATTGAAGAAGGTCAAAAGAAAAGTTGATTCACTATTCTAATCCCTTTGGTTGTGAAAATTTCTCCATAAAAATAAGGATGTAGCAATTAAAGAAAAATTAGGACAAAAATAAAAGAAAGAATTTTGAATTATTTACTTTCATCTTTGCCCCTTTAATTTACCAGATTCTAAATTTAATTATTTTATCAATTATGTCAATTATTTTTTATGAATTGCCATAAATTATATTCCTTAATTATTTTTTCCGGAAGCAAAAACCTGCCTGTAGGAGTTTTATAAATTGCTGCCTCTTTAACTCCCATTTTTGTAAAACTCATAACAGAAACCATCC
Proteins encoded in this region:
- a CDS encoding T9SS type A sorting domain-containing protein is translated as AMICVNWDDLYPPTGNGIWFYYDTLNHRMILEWDSVHYYNPRASWDKFQIIIYDTTVRTYTGDNEIVFQYLTANNYTSNTVGIEDQTNTIGINALYNNTYHRACAPIVAGRAIKFTTDTIGYIGIKEFAKTLENKKKQIIVANPQKILKINLPYEEAQITIFDVFGRKIREFNLKGSMLILDFKDKKGKKLGTGIYTIRIKTNNETIIKKIIYIK
- a CDS encoding S8 family serine peptidase, producing the protein MKRIIVFLIPLIIFAKNPLAPKNFGFYSPTANSNDFQIGFWDLPKFDPLFSLPSLSKDLIIDSYPQDGLGYYLIQFNGPVYRYMVEEIRNLGVLTLGFHSRYLLIGKMDNKIKERVEKLPYIRWVGIYQPGYKFAQTILKDRESGILTLTLFYPEDLISAVNDLTNKDFKIIRYAQSEYFKVIEVEAKREDIPILASLPYIFSIEEWHPPELENANCQWVIQTWAQENRRIWEQGIYGVNEILGYTDTGLDILHWAFYDPNVSISDTGEYLNHRKVVFFKNWETYQRPSDPDGHGTHVGGTIGGNDSLMGGTNPNDGHSKGCRIGILAPIPQPTGWDLTGPFNKMTNWLRNPELKVYTISNSWWTGTMGQYTNASASVDIFSWVNKDVIIIKSCGNQGQSTQYRITEPGNSKSIIACGSLQNGLNSTVLSSYSSRGPAPDGRIKPDVCVPGEGIYSADAGTQNGYVSMSGTSMAAPAVNGACGLIRSYLKRGFYPSGVPNPDDSFPYISASLVKACLIVSCDPNIGNYVIPSEYVGWGRVNLDSVLYFATPVPDRRKLLLYDDTIGLRTGEYVEYEFEVNDNIPLRIAVVWTDTAAAPGANPALINNLDVLLTSPSGNFYKGNIYQNGQSVQNPTQPYDNINPLEVFRINQPELGRWNLKIMAQNVVTSIPQPYSVVITGGIQLRPRTGVRYLAHYLIDEPPMGNGDRILNPGEEVEIPTWFKNHNDYEVEGVKIYLRLRQPDTNVVILDSFKYFSSIAPFDSVFTGEDGFNIRVSENLPNGYSIPLVFSIEDTLDSIWESRLTLYVGTPILVNREVVVYDSPPNGNNNGRLDPNEIASLTIGIKNQGLGNGYNVYAVLKSLDERLIILDSIGIYDTIFKDSTKFNNQDKFVVQTLPNIPPETPIPCSLRIYSDQYIFSSYLTIVIGELRITDPIPDNASPIRYWAYDDVDSFYVECPDFEWVEIRGVGERLPISSDDQTIRIPLPFPIYYYGVRYSDSLSICGNGWISPIRTTSTVYTNQPLPDPTSTNPSA